The proteins below come from a single Campylobacter sp. CCUG 57310 genomic window:
- a CDS encoding aspartate/glutamate racemase family protein, translating into MKKIGLIGGMSYESTITYYEQINKKINERLGGLNSAEIVVSSLNFEPIEAYQRAGKWDEAGEILAYHAGILEGAGCDFIFICTNTMHKIYDAVQSAVSAPIVHIADATLNVLKHENIARVGLLGTIYTMKEGFYKDRLVCGGVEVVLPSEDEMKIVNSVIFDELCLGKILDNSREKFLQIIENLAKQGAGGVILGCTEIGLLISQLDTKVKLFDTTLIHIDEAVKLALF; encoded by the coding sequence ATGAAAAAGATCGGTCTAATCGGCGGTATGAGTTATGAATCCACGATCACTTATTACGAACAAATAAATAAAAAGATCAATGAGCGACTAGGCGGGCTAAACAGCGCAGAAATCGTCGTAAGCAGCTTAAATTTTGAGCCTATTGAGGCGTATCAGCGCGCCGGCAAGTGGGACGAGGCGGGTGAAATTTTAGCTTATCATGCAGGTATTTTGGAAGGTGCGGGATGCGATTTTATATTTATTTGCACTAATACCATGCATAAAATTTATGATGCGGTACAAAGCGCAGTAAGTGCCCCTATCGTGCATATCGCGGATGCTACGCTTAATGTGCTAAAGCATGAAAATATCGCTCGCGTGGGTTTGCTTGGCACTATCTATACGATGAAAGAAGGATTTTATAAAGATAGGTTGGTGTGCGGCGGCGTAGAAGTCGTTTTGCCAAGCGAAGATGAGATGAAAATTGTAAATAGCGTTATCTTTGATGAGCTTTGCTTGGGTAAAATTTTAGATAACTCGCGTGAGAAATTCCTGCAAATTATTGAAAATTTAGCTAAACAAGGTGCCGGTGGTGTGATACTAGGTTGCACGGAAATAGGATTGCTTATTTCTCAATTAGACACCAAAGTAAAGCTATTTGATACTACTTTGATACATATAGACGAAGCGGTAAAATTGGCTCTGTTTTAG
- a CDS encoding methyl-accepting chemotaxis protein produces MFGFFNKKSENSDVSVNENDLLSLYLSSSDIENKISAVKMPIKLALGYVMPNSDFSNISNRLKNILPSDCILILASSSGLLCSIDGFKSKDKIYGEGMDGDGVALMLFSKNMIKDTYVATVNLHANTKEAKEQIEKIQREISSIKVPFKADYEDTLAYTLIDGLSASESFFMEAIYNSGKNPCLYVGGSAGGKLDFQNTYIYDNSRIVQGSAVIAYIKLNEGYRFGVFKSQNFEATSTKFTVLSADIKTRVVREFVDINTKSRVNCIDALCDTFKCSPVELRSKMSQYTFGIKINNEIYVRSVANFDLENKLMQMYCDIDSAEELYLLKKTDFISSTVDNYNKFSSGKPKPIGAILNDCILRRLNNASELSGVKIFNDFPAVGFSTFGELLGININETLTAIFFYKTQSQFSDDYVNSFINKYSEFKAYFLMKRVQRLELINLINKTMLLQLEASFPIIDGASLALKNTSKDFEEVKSDIDKVNTVLKQLEIWLASSGEKMNVENEISQLLNSINDLNGIFEIISEIADQTNLLALNAAIEAARAGEYGRGFAVVADEVRKLAERTQKSLGETTNSVKYVSELVNSISENTKDISVQMLEISQNSQNVSNAMKNLVNSSEKISKQMQDQTRSSDELDIELKRVKVYDDLLSKLV; encoded by the coding sequence ATGTTTGGGTTTTTTAATAAAAAAAGTGAAAATTCGGATGTGTCCGTCAATGAAAACGACCTGCTTAGCTTGTATTTATCTTCAAGCGATATAGAAAATAAAATTAGCGCCGTTAAAATGCCAATCAAGTTGGCTCTTGGTTATGTGATGCCAAATTCCGATTTTTCAAATATCAGCAATCGCCTAAAAAACATATTGCCTTCGGATTGTATTTTGATTTTAGCCAGCTCTTCGGGTCTTTTGTGTAGCATAGACGGCTTTAAATCTAAAGATAAAATTTACGGAGAGGGTATGGACGGCGATGGTGTAGCTTTGATGCTGTTTTCTAAAAATATGATCAAGGATACGTACGTAGCAACAGTAAATTTGCATGCTAATACAAAAGAAGCCAAAGAACAGATAGAAAAGATCCAAAGAGAAATTTCAAGCATAAAAGTGCCTTTTAAAGCAGATTACGAAGATACTTTAGCATACACTCTTATAGACGGACTGAGCGCGAGCGAGAGCTTTTTCATGGAGGCTATTTATAATTCTGGCAAAAACCCGTGTCTGTATGTCGGAGGAAGTGCAGGTGGAAAGCTTGATTTTCAAAATACATACATCTATGACAACTCAAGGATAGTCCAAGGCAGTGCCGTAATAGCTTATATAAAGCTTAATGAAGGCTATCGTTTCGGCGTCTTTAAATCTCAAAATTTTGAAGCTACGTCTACTAAATTTACAGTTTTATCCGCTGATATAAAGACCAGAGTCGTAAGAGAATTTGTAGATATCAATACAAAAAGCCGAGTTAACTGCATAGACGCGCTTTGCGATACTTTTAAATGCTCGCCTGTAGAGTTAAGATCAAAAATGAGCCAATACACATTCGGCATAAAAATAAATAACGAAATTTACGTGCGCTCGGTTGCAAATTTTGATTTAGAAAACAAATTAATGCAGATGTATTGCGATATAGACAGCGCCGAAGAGCTTTATCTACTTAAAAAAACAGATTTCATAAGCTCAACTGTGGATAATTACAATAAATTTAGCAGCGGCAAGCCAAAGCCTATCGGAGCGATACTGAATGATTGTATTCTAAGAAGACTAAATAATGCAAGCGAGCTTAGCGGCGTTAAAATTTTTAACGATTTTCCTGCGGTCGGGTTTTCTACCTTTGGCGAGCTTTTGGGCATAAATATCAATGAAACCCTGACGGCTATATTTTTTTACAAGACACAAAGTCAGTTTAGCGATGATTACGTAAATTCATTTATCAATAAATATAGCGAATTTAAAGCCTATTTCTTAATGAAAAGAGTACAGAGGCTAGAGCTTATTAATCTTATAAATAAAACTATGTTGCTTCAGCTAGAGGCAAGTTTTCCGATTATAGATGGTGCAAGTTTGGCTCTTAAAAACACTTCAAAAGACTTTGAAGAGGTTAAAAGCGATATAGATAAGGTAAATACGGTCTTAAAGCAGCTTGAAATTTGGCTTGCGTCTAGTGGCGAAAAGATGAATGTGGAAAATGAAATTTCTCAGCTTTTAAATAGTATAAATGATTTAAACGGCATTTTTGAGATCATTTCAGAGATAGCCGATCAGACGAATTTGCTTGCTTTAAACGCCGCTATAGAAGCTGCGCGCGCAGGAGAATACGGCAGAGGTTTTGCTGTGGTTGCTGATGAGGTTAGAAAACTTGCCGAAAGGACGCAAAAGTCCTTAGGGGAGACTACGAATTCCGTTAAATACGTATCTGAGCTTGTAAATTCTATAAGCGAAAATACTAAAGATATTAGCGTTCAGATGCTAGAGATATCTCAAAATTCGCAAAACGTATCCAATGCAATGAAAAATTTAGTAAATTCGAGCGAAAAAATATCAAAACAGATGCAAGATCAGACTAGATCAAGTGATGAACTTGACATAGAACTTAAAAGAGTAAAGGTTTATGATGATTTACTGAGTAAATTGGTTTAA
- a CDS encoding toxin-antitoxin system YwqK family antitoxin, with protein MKICRILLNLAFLSVFAVHLYAGQQVMSVQKIVEKDGLLYEKGSRKPYTGVWEFRSYWDEDMYDFPIYGVAIKRNKPKKTALFRQIDVKDGVAYFQRDYDNSGEWLQSSYELKNGVREGISKIYYPENGKLMQKILYKNGIREGIYERYYEDSGNLKQRGLYRNDKLEGEFFDFYESGEVMAKSVYENGLQQGDELAYYKDGKLQARTPYKDDKKEGIEERYFKSGKVEAKINYKDNFQNGEAIYYYESGAVRSRANYKESEIEGTARDYYENGKLKGEYPHENGKQAGVALEYHENGKLRAKVNFKDGFKHGWYQTYHKNGALEAKVLFENGREEGVAEHFYDNGKLEATGEFKHGKLISVKRYDKNGKITSEKYDEKGLPRE; from the coding sequence ATGAAAATTTGCCGAATTTTATTAAATTTAGCGTTTTTGTCCGTTTTCGCCGTTCATCTATATGCAGGACAGCAGGTAATGTCAGTGCAAAAGATAGTTGAAAAAGACGGACTTTTGTATGAAAAAGGTAGTCGTAAGCCTTATACCGGCGTATGGGAATTTCGCTCGTATTGGGACGAGGATATGTATGATTTTCCGATCTACGGCGTAGCGATAAAGCGAAATAAGCCAAAAAAGACTGCGCTTTTTCGCCAGATAGATGTAAAAGACGGAGTGGCGTATTTCCAGCGAGATTATGACAATAGCGGCGAATGGCTGCAAAGCTCATACGAGCTAAAAAACGGCGTCCGTGAAGGTATAAGTAAAATTTACTATCCCGAAAACGGCAAGCTGATGCAAAAGATCCTTTACAAAAACGGCATTCGCGAGGGTATATATGAGCGGTATTACGAGGATAGCGGAAATTTGAAGCAGCGCGGATTATATAGAAACGATAAGCTTGAGGGCGAATTTTTCGATTTCTACGAGAGCGGAGAAGTGATGGCAAAGAGCGTTTATGAAAACGGCTTGCAACAAGGCGACGAGCTAGCTTACTACAAAGACGGCAAATTGCAAGCGCGCACTCCGTATAAAGACGACAAAAAAGAAGGTATAGAAGAGCGATATTTTAAAAGCGGCAAGGTGGAGGCTAAAATCAACTATAAAGATAACTTTCAAAACGGCGAGGCTATTTATTATTACGAAAGCGGCGCGGTGCGCTCAAGAGCTAACTACAAAGAGAGTGAGATAGAAGGAACGGCTAGAGATTACTATGAAAACGGCAAACTAAAGGGTGAATATCCCCATGAAAACGGCAAGCAAGCGGGTGTCGCACTAGAATATCATGAAAACGGCAAATTGCGAGCGAAGGTAAATTTTAAAGATGGGTTTAAGCACGGATGGTATCAAACCTACCATAAAAACGGAGCTTTGGAGGCGAAAGTGCTTTTTGAAAACGGGCGCGAAGAGGGTGTAGCTGAGCATTTTTACGATAATGGTAAGCTAGAAGCTACTGGCGAATTTAAGCATGGAAAGCTAATAAGCGTCAAAAGATACGATAAAAACGGCAAAATAACGAGCGAGAAATACGATGAAAAGGGCTTGCCGAGAGAGTGA